The genomic segment TGTGCGTGCTGAGGTCCGGAAGCACCCCCGCCGCGGCGGTGCCGGCGACCGCCATGACCAGCAGTACGATCAGGCCCGTTCGGATCATCCCAGGTCCTTTCCCCGAACGGCTCAGCCGTCCGCGCTCCGGAGGGCGTCGCGGATTTCGTCGACCGCAGCCGGCCCGAGCGGCCGCTGCGGCGGGATCGGATCGCCCGCCTCGAAGCCTTGGATCCGCAACCCGGCCTTGATGCACGCCGCGAGACCGTGCCGCCGAAAAACTTCGTTGACCGGCCAGAGCCGCCGCTGCAGCCGGTCGGCATCCTCCCACCGCCCGGCGCGCGCGAGCGCATAGAGTTTGACGCACGCGTCGGGCACGAGGCAGGCCGGTCCGGCCATCCACCCCACGCCGCCGAGGTGGAACACCAGCAGCGGGACGTGGGCCGACGCGCTGAAGACGCCGATCCGGCCGCCGGTCCGGTTCAAGATCGTCAGCAGCCGTCCGGTCTCGCCGGAGGCGTCTTTGAGGTAGCGGACGTTCGGGATCTCCGCGAGCGCCGCGATCTGATCGGGGCTCAGGTCGTACCCGAGCAGTCGCGGGTTCGTGTACACGCAGATCGGGCACGGCACGGCGGCGGCCACGCTTTCGAAGAAGCCGGCCACGCCGTCCGGCGTGAGCGGGAAGTACTGTTGCAGGATCAGCACGACGCCGTCCGCGCCCGCGTCGAGGACCAGCCGAATCTGCTCGATCGCGTCCTGGGTGCCGTACGCCGCCACCCCGGGCACAACGG from the bacterium genome contains:
- a CDS encoding dihydrodipicolinate synthase family protein; the protein is MTAGSWHGIFPYLVSPLDRSGRVDAGVLGRLVEHLIGRGVHGLSPLGSTGEFPYLTVPQRIAVVRAVVEAARGRVPVVPGVAAYGTQDAIEQIRLVLDAGADGVVLILQQYFPLTPDGVAGFFESVAAAVPCPICVYTNPRLLGYDLSPDQIAALAEIPNVRYLKDASGETGRLLTILNRTGGRIGVFSASAHVPLLVFHLGGVGWMAGPACLVPDACVKLYALARAGRWEDADRLQRRLWPVNEVFRRHGLAACIKAGLRIQGFEAGDPIPPQRPLGPAAVDEIRDALRSADG